In Calliopsis andreniformis isolate RMS-2024a chromosome 6, iyCalAndr_principal, whole genome shotgun sequence, the genomic window TATCGTATTAAAGATCCAAGAAAATCACTGCCTTTTTATACAGAAGTACTTGGTATGCatttattacaaaaattggATTTTCCTGAGATGaaattttctttgtattttatgggatATGAAAATCCAAAGGATATACCAACTGATAGGAGAGAAAGTATTGAGTGGACATTTAGCCGTAAAGCTACAATAGAACTTACACAGTATGTTAACAAATTATATGATGATTAATCTTTAATATGAAATTATCAATCACATTTGAATGTTAAATTTCCATTTTTTTCAGTAATTGGGGAACAGAAACTGATCCAGATGCTAAGTATCATAATGGAAATTCTGAACCAAGAGGATTTGGTAATGACTTGAGCAGAACATATAGCAACATTAGTGAAGTACTGTTTAATTCACTATTAAACTGACTGTTTAATTTACAGGTCATATTGGTATTGCAGTACCTGATGTAGATAAAGCATGTGAAAGATTTGAAAAACTGAATGTAGAGTTTGTGAAGAGACCCAATGATGGTAAAATGAAAGGAATTGCCTTCATTAAAGATCCAGATGGTTATTGGattgaaattctaagtccatccaacactgcaaatatagtactaaatcattaataaatctttggatggaataattgcatggaATGCCCTTGaatgttattaattttattgaatATCCAATCAAATGAAAACCGAACCATTGCATATATGTATGCATTGTACAtgtgtatatacatacatgtatgttATGTGTTGAGattgtaattactcgtatttATGTACACTATTTTATAGCACCTGTACATTCTTATATTACATTGTGTTATATGTATAATTTATGTGTAATGTAACAGCTATATGCTCTTTGgtaaataaaatcaaaatatttatttttcaattactagtttcttatataaaaatgtatttatatGTCATAACATTACATTTATACCTTTTTCTCTACCTGAGGTACTGCTTTTCGTAGATAAAATACATCAATGAAAGTAGACTACTATAGTGAATAGCGTGACTGCTCCTTATGTGTATGCAGAGTCACATACACTCGACGTATGTATATATGCACTAATACAGTGAATACAATAGCGCTATTCTGCGAGTGGAATATCTTGTAGCACAGAGCAGCACAGTGCTCCTACTCCTAGGTATTTAGTAGTATACAACAGAGAAATGTCATATTGCCATGTATGACTTTTACATTTGATAAAACGATGCGTGTATAGCCATTCATATTTGTCATAAGTATTACCTGTAATAATTCCTCGTGAAAACTATTTCCCACTTACGAAATTAATACTCCTTTTGTCTCATAATTTTCAATGATCATCTATGATATTGAGGTTAGATTTGAAACCGCAATATGAAATATACACGTTTATTAATTATGTATTCTAATAAAAATTACATTACAAATTATGGTGTCATATTGAACAACATTAAGATTAGCTTATTTTCGAAATAGGAAGCTATAGTAATATTAttacaaatattaattaaatcatTCTGTTGTAGTATGGTAGaagataaaaaatatgaaattggtaGCCGAATTGAGTGTGATAGATATCAAGGTACCGTAAAGTATGTTGGTTCTGTTGGAGACACCAAAGGTCAGTGGCTTGGTATAGACTGGGATGATCCAACTCGTGGAAAGCATAATGGCACATATGAAGGAATAGAATATTTTAAAGCTAGGTAAACCCATGCAAAATGATAGtgttattttatataataataaataagtaaataaaacatattctatattttataaCAGGCATCCTACATCTGGTTCATTCATACGTCCAGGTAAAGCAAAGTTTGGAATTTCTTGCCCTCAGGCTATTAAAATTCGTTATGGTCTTATTAATGATGAATTAGCTGGAATTGATAGAGATACGCTAACAAGTTTACAAAAGGAGATAAATGCACCTTTCTTGGAAGTTGTTGGCTTCTCTAAAGTAAATAGAAAACAAAGCAAATTTGATCAATTAAAGATAATATGGCTAAGAGACCAATATGTTAGTAATGCTGGTGACCCTTGTGAATTGGAAGAGTTGTGTCCAAATTTGGAAGAATTAGATATATCTAGGAATTTAATAAATAGTTGGCAAATTGTAGCAGATATCTGCTGCCAGCTTCATTCTCTTATTCGTTTAAATGTCAGGTATGCTAATTAAgctttttaaataataaataattactgtaatcattattatatatctttattattttcttcaGTGAAAATTACTTACCAACTGAAGAAAATATGGAATCATTGAGTCATTCATTTTCAACTGTTAAACATTTAACTATGGCAAGAATGAATTATAATTGGTTTGATATTCAAAGATGTATGTGCATGTTTCCATCTTTACAAGAACTTTCAGTTTCTTTCAATATTATCAACATCATACAGAAACCACTAGAAACTGACAATTTGATGAAATTATGTAAATTAACGCTTGAAGGAAATTTGATTTCCAGTTGGGATGAAGTTCTTAAACTGGGTTCACTTCCATGGCAAGTCATAATTGCTTTACCTACATGcagttattattttttaacgaaATTTATCAATGTGCTAAACTATCCAGAGTTAATTTCAAGGAAGAATTTGTATTGAAAAGTTTCATTTTACAGCTTAGAATATctcaatttaaatttaaataaaatagacaCTGTAAGATTTCCAACTGTTGAACCAACAGCAAAAACTTCAGCCTTTCCCGCTTTGCGACAATTACATCTATCGCAAAATAACATATCAGaggtaaaatatatattttttacaatatgaataaaCAGAACCAGAAAAGactaataattttattaaaatttatagtGGCAATCTGTATCGGAATTAGAAAAACTTAATAATTTAGAAGATCTGAAATTTAGAGAAAATCCAGTTTTGAAAGATGAAAATGTAGAGACTGCACGCCAGTTAATTATAGCACGAATTTCAAAATTACGATCTTTAAATGGTACTGAAATACTCCACGATGAAAGACGAGGAGCGGAATACGATTACTTGAAGCTGTATTTACCAAAATGGACCGAAACCGAGAATGATCCTCAAAAAAGGAATGAATTTATAATGGAACACCCTCGGTATCCAGCATTAGTAGCAAGTGTGTACCTAATATTGTAAACAGAAACTTAAAGCTTGTCTTTCAGCAGTTACTATATGCTGTCTGGAATTAATTTCAGAGTACGGAATTTCTgacattccatcgtctaaagcaAAAGTAGAAATGGTTTCTAACGTTATCACAGTAGAATTTGTGTGTCCAAATCATCCAGATCAACCGAGAGGAATTAAAAGGAAACTTTTAAAAGATATGGAAGTTCAAAAAGTTATTGGACTTGCACAACGACTTTTCAGAACGGGAGGGAAGATACCAGCGCTTTCATTTATACAGCAAAATGTAAGAAATACACATAAATGTATATTGTATATATTGGATAAAATAATTAtgatacatttttatttatttatagctTTCAAAGGACGAAATTCCTTTGGATAAACCGCTTCAGGAACTTAGCTATTATTCTATACAAGATGGAGATCAAGTTCTCGTGAGGTGGTGATATCAAATGAATTGTTTATAGgtataattgtattttgtacacTGTTGAAATTTCACCACCGTACTTTGTTATTAAACTTTTTTAATTGCACCGGCATATTTTTTGTACCCTATTTATAATTTATcacgttttattaattttttggtaaattaaacaatttttaactcatttaatttacaaaaattgtatattttgaaaaaaatatttcttattaCAATACTTatacaaaaattattttatacttaCTATAATACAGATACTATGTAAAGTACAAATAATGGTATGTTTTCATAAccgtatttattaaaaaatggcaCGAAAAATTTGTTATACGAATGTGATACTGAATACTTAATTTTGTTGCGCCTGTTCTTCAATCTTACCGTATCCTTCTTTTTCAAGTTGTTCTCTCGTTAACAACGATAATCCCAATTGATTTTCGCGTGTAAATGGTTGCGCCATTTGTCGTAACCAACGTTTACTTATCTGCATGTTGCAATAAATAATCATTATTTTTCTTCACCTCtccttatagtgaattttaaaaaattacctGTACAGCTTCTTCAGTCGATAAATTACATAAATTATCAGTTAAATGTTCTTGTATCCACTTTGGTAATTTACTTCTTTTGTCTATTCTTGAAAATCtctaaaaaataaattagaaaGTCAGCGACTAAAAAGAATgaacattaaaaaattattcaataataataattaccttATCTGCAAACACCATTATACCGTAATCAGTTTTACCCCTAATTGCCCGCCCAACGCATTGTGCTGCATGTCTCATCGCGTCGAAAGTTAAAAAGTCATTTTCTCTGATCTAATACAAACAAAATAATTGTAGATTTTCCCGAATTTTCACTATAACATGATACAATAACTTACTTGAAACTGATCACGAAGATATTCTAATCGTGCTTTTAGAATACGCGATTGTGTATAGACGTAAGGGATTCCGAACATTAAAACAGCTCTCCCCAAATGGTGATCGAAGTCAACTCCTTCTGACACTTTTCCACGTGCTACTGAAAGAAGAACAGCGCCTCTTCCGTTTTCACAAgcttttatataatttataagAGCTAGACTTGTTTCTGCTGAGTCTTGCGtctcaataaataataatttgtgTCTCTGAAGTTGATCTACAACACCTTGATCATACCTATAGAAAGATAAAGCATAAAAAAGTAATTCTATTAGTATGGATTAAAAAATACGAACCATGCAGCCACAACGGATTCCATGTACAAGTACGAGGTGAAAAAGCAAACTAAACCATCGGGAACAGTAGCTGCAAATTCAACTAGTAGCTGTCCGTAATTCCTTATAACAGCAACATCCTCCCTTGTTTCATATTTTGATGAGATTGCAACTTGGTCATTACCTTTTGATACGATCTAATGTTAAGACAAATTTGAGTATCCAatgattataatttttttattgtaaGAATTAATATTAAACTTACCATAGGTAAAAGACATGGTCTAGCTAACGTCATTGTAAAAGATGACATTATGACTggatgaaaattcaaaattttaggaTACATGTCCAATGGAGACAGTGTCCCTGATGTGATAACTACTGATTGAAACCTATCAAATATAGGTTTCATTGCAATTGATGAATCTAGACaactaaattgaaaaattggatTTAAAACTGTTGGTGTTTTATCATCAAATGGTTCTACTATAATGGTGAATCCTTTAGTATATGTAGCAACTAATGTTGCAAGATGAGTCACTAAAATTATTGGTGAAAAATCGGTCAAATCAGTTATTTCCATAGTGCGTAGTAACGAGGCCAATCGTTCGGCACAGAACCTCAAGGGTTTACGTTCTATCGAAACTTTCGCTTGTACATCTCTCAAGAATGCAGCAGGAGATTCTTGCATTACATGCTGGACACGTAAACGCGTCTTTAAATATTCTACAAAACGTTTTAAAAAACCAACAAAGTGTTCTGCATTTCTTATATTTCCAGGAACCACCTCTGCAACAACGTAAGAAATACATCATGATAATTTAATACGTTTTTTAATAACTTCCTTGtttatatgaaaaaatgtaCCTTGTAAAACTTCAGTTGGTAAAATAGGATTGGCTAAAATAATATCAGTTTCTCTTGCAACCTGAGCATCCTTCAATCCTTCTACTAATCTATCATATTCTTCTTTCAATTTATTTACATCATCTTCCCTCATTCTAAATTACAAATATTAGTCATAATTATGAACTGAATGTAAtttagaatataaaatttaacttACTCTGCTACTGTTTTCTCAAGTAGCTGTATATTAGCAGAACTTTTCTCCAAagttcttctatttatctttacACTCATGGAATCAATACATACATTATCTAAAATCAATAAAATGGATATAACTAGCTTTTGATTTCTgtattttataatgaaaataTGAAACTAAGTTACCTATATTGTGAGCTTCATCAAAAACAACAACAGAATTTTTATTCAATTCCTTTGATACAGTTTCTGCTATTTTGGGATCCAATAAATAATGATAACTATATACTACAATTTGAGCATGTAATATCTGCAATTTTAAGAATTACTAGAAGTTTTCTAGAGTGTATAAAGACAATTTATTTGTTGAAATGCTTACTGTAAACCTTGCAAGAAAATAAGGACACCAGTTACGATCTTTTCCATATTCTtttaaatcatcaatagaatatatgcCAGGTGGCATTAGTTGTTCTTTACCCTCCATATCAAATCCTTCATAGAAATTGCAGATTGGAGtagattcatcataattatgcctCTCACGAACATATGATGCTGTGAGGGAATGACAACGTCCATCAACAATTTTACCTTCTCTTTCTCTGCTCACCTGTTCCAAATATTACTAATTATTCAAGTACAGAAACATACCTTAATAACAGCTACATTTAACACAAGTTACCTCAGGATGAATACACATATTCTTTCGTGAACTAAGCACTAAGCCAACAATCTTAGGTTTACTTTCAGTTTCTTTTTCATAATAATCCATTAGTTTCTTTAACTCCTCTATAACTTTCTCTATCTCTGGAACGGTTCGGGaacaataaattaattttgtaatatCTAAAGGGTTCTCCAACATATACGCAACGATTAATGATAATAAAGTTATTGTTTTGCCAGTGCCTGAGGGCATTTCCAATAAACAGTGTCCCTAAAATTACAATCAAAATTACATCGTTTCTGAAATAAATGCTCGATGTAGAACTACATAAATTAAACAGATACTTTTGCATCCAAGCCACGCTTGAGCTCGAGCATGTACGCATATTGCTCCGGATAAATGTAATCATACGGAAAATATACAAGTAAGCCATCAACGCTGATTCTGTAAACGTAAACAATTCGTAAAGTTTTGCTTTCGGTAAGCTAAAGATTGTTAAATAGACACTGATATTTACTTCatgattctatattttttactacATAAGTAAAAGTGTTATAAGCAGTGATatcatttattaattataatataataactgTAAAGTATTGGATTATAGGTTACATGTACAACATCACTCTTCTCTTAATGCGCAGCAAGCGCGCAGCATGAAAGCGAGCGCACTAATTTCGCTTTTTACAGGTCAGCGGTCACATGTTTTGTGTTCctaaaacaatattttttttacCATGTGGATAATATTTCTTTAGAAAATATCAACACAATATACTTAATTTATTGTAACGATACGCTATATAATTGAGTTATTCATATTCTGTAATTAGTTCACAGGTAATAATTCATTCAAAGGCTATCAGTATTTGAAATATTCCAAGAGGTTCGATTGAAACCTATCGATATAAAATGAATTCGATATACCTTGCTGAACCGGAAGAAGACGTTTGAAAACGTGCACGATTTCCTGAGGGTTTGGCGTCCGCGCGACACACGTGGATGGAGGACTAAAGacagaaataaaataaatacacacATTTAGGTGTTTAGAGTTTGAGATGGGAAAACCAGGTATTCAATCATTATTCTAGTAGGACATATATTGTTCCATACTTTGTAATGTGAAAATATTTTGCATTTGTGCGGGTGTTTCGGTAACCTAATACTCACTtaactatttgttttgcattcaaAAGTGTACGTAcgcaatatttataaaatatatatactcATTTTAATATAGtaaattcatttctacgtgaatATATAAGTCATCCATTCAGACGAAGAATAATATTTATGTTTATATGACAGGCTTACTCTAACTTAATTTTCGCGTATATGTTTGTTTATAAATATGTGTCATAATTGTTTGAAGGAATTGCAACCTTAAACCACTGAAAATAATAAGGAATTATATAGGATTTTTTTTATTACAGGATTTTCAccaggtggtggtggtggtggtggtggtggtggaggaGGAGGATTTAGAGGAGGTAGAGGAGGAGGTCGTGGAGGAGGTGGTGGTCGTGggggaggaagaggaggagggGGAGGATTTGGCAGAGGTGGAGGTAGAGGAGGTGGTAGAGGTGGAGGTACTCCACGTGGACGTGGTGCTGGCCGTGGTGGAAGAGGACGTGGAGGTGGTGGTTTCaaaggtggcaaaactgttgtcatAGAACCACATCGTCATGAAGGAGTATTCATAGCTAGAGGGAAAGAAGATGCATTAGTTACTTTGAATTTAGTCCCAGGTTCAGAAGTATATGGTGAAAAGAGAATTAGTGTTGAGGTACATGAATTAATTTAATCAGCTTTACTATATTTACAAAGTACATAACACTCAAGTATACAAATGTTATAGGGAGAGAATGgagaaaaaattgaatatagAGTTTGGAATCCCTTCAGATCGAAATTAGCTGCAGCTATACTTGGAGGAGTAGATCAAATTCACATGCCACCTGGAAGTAAAGTTCTGTATTTGGGTGCTGCTTCTGGAACTACAGTATCGCATGTAGCAGATGTTGTTGGTCCAGTAAGTTTACACAGTGTCATTTATTCAGACTATAATGCATACAATTAGAGCCAATTTAGTGCATTATTATTAGATTGGTGTCGAAGTTATGCTATAAAAATTACATTCACGTTTTTTCCAAGAGCAAGATTTGTTACATTTTGCTGTAAAAGAACGTGTGTACAAATTTTTTTGCCTTGATTGATTTATTTATCTGCGTATACAAATGCAAGATTACTAAATATTCTTTTTTCTGTTTTAGGAAGGATTAGTTTATGCTGTAGAATTTTCTCACAGATCGGGTAGAGATCTTATAAATGTTGCCAAAAAACGGACAAATATCATTCCTATAATTGAAGATGCAAGGCATCCTCATAAATATAGAATGCTTGTTGGAATGGTTGACACTATATTTGCTGATGTAGCACAGCCAGATCAGGCCAGAATAGTAGctttgaatgctcaatatttccTAAAAAATGGAGGTCACTTCGTCATTTCTATTAAGGtaggtatataaatatataagtgCCTCGAAAAACTTCAAtgttatattttttcttttcttttttttttataggcAAGTTGTATAGATTCCACAGCTCAACCTGAAGCAGTATTTGCAGCGGAAGTGAAAAAACTTATTGCCGACAAATTAAAACCACAGGAGCAAATTACATTAGAACCATACGAAAGAGATCACGCCGTCGTAGTTGGTGTTTATAGGCCACCACCTAAAAAAGCTACCTAaaattatgtatatgtatatatgtatcatTTAATTATTAAGATCAATTTAAATCATTATTGACCATCATCCTCTAGAATATATGCAATATACTTTGATTAATTGACCGCAAGAAATGTTTTTCCAATATTTCATCGAAATTGTGAACGAAAATGTGGAAATAGTTTGTAATATAATGTAAAGTAGAATATTATACATATGGTTCAAACATTTTCTACAGAAGGAATGTGTGTACTCTTATTGTACCTGTATAGTTGGTACTGTATAGAGGAACGTACGCGCATAATTGTTTAATACaaagtttatattttaaatatcatgAGTGATCACCTCACTTATACTTTCATATAAATAAAAAGAGAAATTTAACATTCAGCAGAGTGTGTTTAATTATATATTGTATACATTAACAAATGGAGTatgaatgataataataattataatactccATTTTCCAAAGAAACTATTTCTTTAtatattttctgtattttaaaaACAAATGAAAGTGTAACGTTTATAAACTTTTACCGTCTCACAAACTTctcaaaattaaatttcaaaatttatgtGTTAATTAACTGGTCGTCCTTGAATACCATTTTTCATTATGATCACGTTACGTATGCATTAAAATGCCTCGCTCGTTGTCAAATTCACACAAAGGCAGTAAGATCTGTAAAACTTCAGTCAATGAAACGGTTAACCGTAATAAATTATTACTTACAGTTGCCGACGAAAGTCGTAGACCATCGAATAAAACACTTAAATCGAAAAAATCTGCAAGCGGGACAAGTCGAAAATTTAATTTGAGCGTGAAGAGCCAAGATCGTTTAGTAGGAGGAGCGGATGTACCTGAAACAGAAGATGCAGCCCCAGCACAGGAAGTTCATGAAGAAGAAACGGTCGCTCCTGCCCCAGTGGTTCAAGCTACTGAAGAGTCTCCTCTAAAAAGTgaaaatgggaaatttgaaCCTTCGGCTGGACCATGTTGTTTCTGTGTATCACAGCCAGGAACTACCGGGTACACataactattttttattttttaaagaaaccTCTTACTTCAACATATCTTAAATCTACTATACTTCTGTCTAAAGACAAATAGAAAAATGTTCAAAAAAGCATTTTCATCACAATCTGTAATTTGCAAATGTAGGGACAAGAAGGTGGACGAAATGATCGACTATGTACATCAGAATTTACAAGAAGCTGGTAAAGCATTGGCCACGTTAAGCGAGAACTTTGAACACGAATTA contains:
- the Fib gene encoding rRNA 2'-O-methyltransferase fibrillarin gives rise to the protein MTGFSPGGGGGGGGGGGGGFRGGRGGGRGGGGGRGGGRGGGGGFGRGGGRGGGRGGGTPRGRGAGRGGRGRGGGGFKGGKTVVIEPHRHEGVFIARGKEDALVTLNLVPGSEVYGEKRISVEGENGEKIEYRVWNPFRSKLAAAILGGVDQIHMPPGSKVLYLGAASGTTVSHVADVVGPEGLVYAVEFSHRSGRDLINVAKKRTNIIPIIEDARHPHKYRMLVGMVDTIFADVAQPDQARIVALNAQYFLKNGGHFVISIKASCIDSTAQPEAVFAAEVKKLIADKLKPQEQITLEPYERDHAVVVGVYRPPPKKAT
- the LOC143180833 gene encoding tubulin-specific chaperone E-like isoform X2, translating into MILSMVEDKKYEIGSRIECDRYQGTVKYVGSVGDTKGQWLGIDWDDPTRGKHNGTYEGIEYFKARHPTSGSFIRPAGIDRDTLTSLQKEINAPFLEVVGFSKVNRKQSKFDQLKIIWLRDQYVSNAGDPCELEELCPNLEELDISRNLINSWQIVADICCQLHSLIRLNVSENYLPTEENMESLSHSFSTVKHLTMARMNYNWFDIQRCMCMFPSLQELSVSFNIINIIQKPLETDNLMKLCKLTLEGNLISSWDEVLKLGSLPCLEYLNLNLNKIDTVRFPTVEPTAKTSAFPALRQLHLSQNNISEWQSVSELEKLNNLEDLKFRENPVLKDENVETARQLIIARISKLRSLNGTEILHDERRGAEYDYLKLYLPKWTETENDPQKRNEFIMEHPRYPALVAKYGISDIPSSKAKVEMVSNVITVEFVCPNHPDQPRGIKRKLLKDMEVQKVIGLAQRLFRTGGKIPALSFIQQNLSKDEIPLDKPLQELSYYSIQDGDQVLVRW
- the LOC143180833 gene encoding tubulin-specific chaperone E-like isoform X1, with amino-acid sequence MILSMVEDKKYEIGSRIECDRYQGTVKYVGSVGDTKGQWLGIDWDDPTRGKHNGTYEGIEYFKARHPTSGSFIRPGKAKFGISCPQAIKIRYGLINDELAGIDRDTLTSLQKEINAPFLEVVGFSKVNRKQSKFDQLKIIWLRDQYVSNAGDPCELEELCPNLEELDISRNLINSWQIVADICCQLHSLIRLNVSENYLPTEENMESLSHSFSTVKHLTMARMNYNWFDIQRCMCMFPSLQELSVSFNIINIIQKPLETDNLMKLCKLTLEGNLISSWDEVLKLGSLPCLEYLNLNLNKIDTVRFPTVEPTAKTSAFPALRQLHLSQNNISEWQSVSELEKLNNLEDLKFRENPVLKDENVETARQLIIARISKLRSLNGTEILHDERRGAEYDYLKLYLPKWTETENDPQKRNEFIMEHPRYPALVAKYGISDIPSSKAKVEMVSNVITVEFVCPNHPDQPRGIKRKLLKDMEVQKVIGLAQRLFRTGGKIPALSFIQQNLSKDEIPLDKPLQELSYYSIQDGDQVLVRW
- the LOC143181280 gene encoding lactoylglutathione lyase-like, producing the protein MGEPSGLTNSEARELCKEVDPATNEYIMQQTMYRIKDPRKSLPFYTEVLGMHLLQKLDFPEMKFSLYFMGYENPKDIPTDRRESIEWTFSRKATIELTHNWGTETDPDAKYHNGNSEPRGFGHIGIAVPDVDKACERFEKLNVEFVKRPNDGKMKGIAFIKDPDGYWIEILSPSNTANIVLNH
- the Xpd gene encoding general transcription and DNA repair factor IIH helicase subunit XPD; the encoded protein is MKISVDGLLVYFPYDYIYPEQYAYMLELKRGLDAKGHCLLEMPSGTGKTITLLSLIVAYMLENPLDITKLIYCSRTVPEIEKVIEELKKLMDYYEKETESKPKIVGLVLSSRKNMCIHPEVSREREGKIVDGRCHSLTASYVRERHNYDESTPICNFYEGFDMEGKEQLMPPGIYSIDDLKEYGKDRNWCPYFLARFTILHAQIVVYSYHYLLDPKIAETVSKELNKNSVVVFDEAHNIDNVCIDSMSVKINRRTLEKSSANIQLLEKTVAEMREDDVNKLKEEYDRLVEGLKDAQVARETDIILANPILPTEVLQEVVPGNIRNAEHFVGFLKRFVEYLKTRLRVQHVMQESPAAFLRDVQAKVSIERKPLRFCAERLASLLRTMEITDLTDFSPIILVTHLATLVATYTKGFTIIVEPFDDKTPTVLNPIFQFSCLDSSIAMKPIFDRFQSVVITSGTLSPLDMYPKILNFHPVIMSSFTMTLARPCLLPMIVSKGNDQVAISSKYETREDVAVIRNYGQLLVEFAATVPDGLVCFFTSYLYMESVVAAWYDQGVVDQLQRHKLLFIETQDSAETSLALINYIKACENGRGAVLLSVARGKVSEGVDFDHHLGRAVLMFGIPYVYTQSRILKARLEYLRDQFQIRENDFLTFDAMRHAAQCVGRAIRGKTDYGIMVFADKRFSRIDKRSKLPKWIQEHLTDNLCNLSTEEAVQISKRWLRQMAQPFTRENQLGLSLLTREQLEKEGYGKIEEQAQQN